A part of Chloroflexota bacterium genomic DNA contains:
- a CDS encoding GNAT family N-acetyltransferase, whose product MGHIAQIMAVFSKRTKQAGCGLECCHAHAQYQGRLGLRNYMRSMECENFVGATHIALMKNRPHYYLWGLAVEPAKKSLGIGSALMQPLLAQADAQKMPIYLETHDEKNVRYYQKHGFDLLHTACIPKYQLSFWCMMRGSV is encoded by the coding sequence TTGGGACATATCGCCCAAATTATGGCCGTTTTCAGTAAGCGGACAAAACAGGCTGGTTGTGGGTTAGAGTGCTGCCACGCTCACGCTCAATATCAAGGGCGCCTGGGCCTTCGCAACTATATGCGCTCCATGGAATGTGAGAATTTTGTTGGCGCTACACACATCGCGTTAATGAAAAACCGCCCGCATTATTATCTGTGGGGTCTGGCTGTTGAGCCCGCCAAAAAATCCCTAGGCATTGGTTCAGCGCTCATGCAACCACTTTTGGCCCAGGCCGATGCCCAAAAAATGCCAATCTATCTCGAAACCCATGATGAGAAAAATGTTCGGTACTATCAGAAACATGGTTTTGACCTTTTACATACGGCTTGCATACCAAAATATCAGTTATCATTTTGGTGTATGATGCGGGGGTCAGTTTAG
- a CDS encoding nuclear transport factor 2 family protein, with protein MPANNPDEISDPSTNKQQEKRRPNRWILAFSFITSVLFAGSLIWGYSERNRVKTLENELLDARSSTPIVQTTQSCEEIVKPTEQETANYSNGSELIISNFKAAFESGDYEQVRALFTDDGVLTTASNVHDAIMTDDTSHLADRVDEQEFIRLATIHGDRSQEFIILGDPLMIGDNTLAFAWEWGDGVNGTALLHLRNGKIVICILNPAQYQIPFTGK; from the coding sequence ATGCCTGCAAATAATCCTGATGAGATTTCTGACCCTTCTACTAACAAACAGCAGGAAAAAAGAAGACCGAATCGTTGGATCTTAGCTTTTTCCTTTATAACGTCGGTTTTATTTGCTGGATCACTGATTTGGGGATATTCTGAGCGGAACCGAGTGAAAACGTTAGAAAATGAGTTATTAGATGCAAGATCATCAACACCCATTGTTCAAACAACACAATCATGTGAAGAGATTGTGAAGCCAACGGAACAAGAAACCGCTAATTATTCTAATGGATCAGAATTAATTATTTCTAATTTCAAGGCTGCTTTTGAAAGTGGGGATTATGAACAGGTGAGAGCGCTTTTTACTGATGACGGTGTATTGACAACGGCATCCAATGTCCATGACGCCATAATGACGGATGATACCAGTCATTTGGCTGATCGAGTAGATGAGCAAGAATTTATCCGTTTGGCAACAATACATGGTGACCGTAGTCAGGAGTTCATTATTCTTGGGGATCCCTTAATGATTGGGGATAATACACTTGCTTTCGCCTGGGAATGGGGGGATGGCGTAAATGGAACGGCGTTACTCCATCTTCGAAACGGGAAAATCGTCATTTGTATTCTTAATCCAGCGCAGTATCAAATACCATTTACGGGAAAATAA
- a CDS encoding glycosyltransferase, giving the protein MISILVDYLTVTLIDHIIFFQLVLLLILLSNIWITHRIRRYSPTEKFPVVSILIPVRNEESCIAGCVQSYLGQDYPSFEVIVLDDQSNDASRAILETIALSEPNLRIILGVQPTHGQVGKNWACSQLSHQAQGELLFFTDADTVARPDTLKTVVTALLGAQADLITGFPKQEIHTLGEKALVPFFSWAFLSFVPLLLAYQLKVPFLSVAVGQMMLFRREAYLDIGGHDGIISSVVDDISLARRINEKGLRWRVTYVADLIACRMYHSSREAVNGFTKNLFAASGYRLLPYLFTYLWLFIMFWEPLFVMALLVFCGTLKAQPYVLMICIALSYLLWLIPYLEMKIPFYLSFFYPYTVLANICVAFRSLIHTLEGRITWKGRAVDKARWKWF; this is encoded by the coding sequence ATGATTTCAATATTGGTTGATTATTTAACGGTCACCTTAATCGACCATATTATCTTCTTTCAGTTGGTCCTTTTGCTGATTCTATTAAGCAATATTTGGATCACTCACCGCATCCGGCGTTATTCTCCAACAGAGAAATTTCCTGTGGTCTCCATTCTTATCCCAGTTCGCAACGAGGAGAGTTGCATAGCCGGTTGTGTTCAATCTTACCTTGGACAGGATTATCCTTCCTTTGAGGTAATTGTGCTTGATGATCAATCAAACGATGCCTCAAGAGCCATCCTAGAAACGATTGCACTTTCCGAACCCAACCTGCGAATCATACTTGGGGTGCAACCCACTCATGGTCAAGTTGGGAAAAACTGGGCATGCAGTCAGCTTTCCCATCAGGCACAAGGTGAGTTGTTGTTTTTTACAGATGCCGATACGGTCGCCCGACCAGATACATTAAAAACGGTTGTCACTGCGTTATTAGGTGCGCAAGCAGATTTAATTACTGGTTTTCCCAAGCAAGAAATTCATACCTTGGGCGAAAAGGCACTGGTGCCATTCTTTTCCTGGGCGTTCCTTTCCTTTGTCCCTCTATTATTAGCCTATCAACTTAAGGTGCCTTTTCTTTCTGTCGCAGTTGGACAGATGATGTTATTCCGCCGTGAAGCCTACTTGGATATTGGTGGACATGATGGCATTATCTCTTCTGTCGTAGATGATATCAGTTTAGCTCGAAGAATTAACGAAAAAGGGCTGCGTTGGAGAGTGACTTATGTGGCCGATTTGATTGCCTGCCGGATGTATCATTCAAGCCGAGAAGCAGTAAACGGATTCACAAAAAATCTATTTGCAGCCTCCGGTTATCGTTTACTTCCTTACCTGTTCACTTACCTATGGCTATTCATTATGTTTTGGGAGCCATTGTTTGTGATGGCATTACTGGTCTTTTGTGGAACGCTTAAGGCTCAACCTTATGTCCTAATGATTTGTATAGCATTATCCTATCTGCTTTGGCTTATTCCGTATCTTGAAATGAAAATCCCGTTCTATCTTTCTTTCTTCTATCCTTACACAGTCCTTGCAAACATTTGCGTTGCTTTTCGCTCCTTGATCCATACCCTGGAAGGACGCATCACATGGAAAGGCCGAGCTGTTGACAAGGCTAGATGGAAATGGTTCTGA
- a CDS encoding glycerol-3-phosphate acyltransferase produces MLPYAFIPLAFLFGSFPFSVWLGEILLGEDVRKFGDGNPGAANAFKTGNKWVGLLALVLDVSKAAVPVGWAYFNFGIRGLPMLLIAVAPILGHVFSPFLRFHGGKALATALGVWIGLTIWKLSIPAVLGAVIGIALFTPPGWSAILGLSGILAVLFLWLPEPLFLAVWFGEVLILGWTHRNDLRKGIHLRPWISKLFSNKKS; encoded by the coding sequence ATGCTTCCCTATGCCTTTATCCCCCTGGCATTTCTTTTCGGCTCTTTTCCGTTTTCAGTTTGGTTAGGAGAGATCCTGCTTGGCGAGGATGTAAGAAAGTTTGGTGATGGCAATCCGGGTGCGGCTAATGCCTTCAAGACTGGAAATAAATGGGTCGGTCTTTTAGCTTTGGTGTTAGACGTCAGCAAAGCCGCTGTTCCGGTCGGTTGGGCTTATTTTAATTTTGGAATACGAGGTCTGCCCATGCTGCTGATTGCGGTCGCGCCAATCCTTGGGCACGTTTTTTCACCTTTCCTCCGTTTCCATGGCGGTAAAGCATTGGCGACCGCTCTGGGTGTCTGGATAGGGCTAACCATTTGGAAACTATCCATCCCAGCGGTTCTGGGGGCAGTGATAGGGATAGCGCTTTTTACGCCTCCAGGTTGGTCTGCAATCCTTGGGTTGAGTGGAATCTTGGCGGTACTCTTTCTTTGGCTGCCTGAGCCACTTTTCCTTGCCGTTTGGTTCGGTGAAGTTCTTATCCTGGGATGGACTCACCGAAATGATCTGCGCAAGGGCATCCACCTTCGCCCATGGATATCAAAGTTGTTCTCGAATAAAAAATCATGA